One Bacteroidales bacterium genomic window carries:
- a CDS encoding DoxX family protein, with amino-acid sequence MQEPKILYDRLDKRITSWMSKYGLVLLRLSIGIVFFWFGILKFFSGLSPAQDLAIRTVDVLAFGLIPGSISIHILAVWEVLIGIGLLTGIYMRVTLFLLFLQMIGTMSPVFLFPAEVFTRIPYAPTLEGQYIIKNLVIISAGFVLGATVSKEKPRIVEAKK; translated from the coding sequence ATGCAAGAACCTAAAATTCTTTACGACCGGCTTGATAAGCGCATTACCTCATGGATGTCAAAATATGGCCTTGTGCTGTTGCGACTGAGTATCGGGATTGTTTTCTTCTGGTTCGGGATCCTGAAGTTCTTTTCCGGCCTCAGTCCGGCACAGGACCTCGCTATCCGCACTGTTGATGTATTGGCATTTGGTCTGATCCCGGGAAGCATCTCTATTCATATTCTCGCTGTATGGGAAGTGCTTATCGGAATAGGCTTGCTCACCGGTATTTACATGCGCGTTACCCTTTTCCTGCTCTTTCTGCAAATGATCGGAACCATGTCACCGGTTTTTCTTTTCCCCGCCGAAGTGTTTACAAGAATTCCGTATGCTCCCACTCTCGAAGGGCAATATATAATTAAAAACCTCGTGATCATTAGCGCAGGCTTTGTGCTGGGGGCTACCGTAAGCAAGGAGAAACCCAGGATTGTGGAAGCAAAAAAATGA
- a CDS encoding restriction endonuclease: MSNKKFKIIKASGEEQDFSEEKLRNSLHRSGAPQALVDAIVTEVYSYMRDGITTRQIYDMAFQILRKRVRSNAARYSLKRAIMELGPTGFPFERLVAEVFIKQGYAVEVSKTIRGKCVRHEVDVVAQKDNVIVMVECKYHNTQGKICNVHVPLYIRSRFNDIESVWRSDQRNENIDFEGWVVTNTRFSGDAEEYGICAGLKLVGWDFPHKDSLKEMIEKAGLLPITVITGLAAKQKQILLEAGVLLCSELCQKPHLLDLLHLDPRKQDKVMEEVHDLCLL; this comes from the coding sequence ATGAGCAACAAGAAGTTTAAAATTATCAAAGCTTCCGGCGAAGAGCAGGACTTCTCAGAAGAAAAGTTGAGGAATTCCCTGCATCGGTCAGGAGCGCCGCAGGCGCTGGTGGATGCCATAGTCACTGAAGTGTATTCATATATGCGTGACGGCATTACGACCAGGCAAATATACGACATGGCTTTTCAGATACTCCGCAAAAGAGTGAGATCCAATGCGGCCCGTTACAGCCTCAAGAGAGCAATTATGGAACTTGGGCCAACAGGATTTCCTTTCGAACGCCTGGTTGCTGAGGTTTTCATAAAACAGGGTTATGCCGTGGAAGTCAGCAAAACGATTCGGGGAAAATGTGTCAGACATGAAGTTGATGTAGTCGCTCAGAAGGATAACGTTATAGTGATGGTTGAGTGCAAATACCATAATACGCAAGGAAAAATCTGCAATGTGCATGTTCCTTTGTATATCCGGTCGCGGTTCAATGATATTGAAAGTGTATGGCGATCGGATCAGCGAAATGAAAATATTGATTTTGAGGGATGGGTGGTCACCAATACACGTTTTTCGGGTGATGCGGAAGAATACGGTATTTGTGCTGGGCTCAAACTTGTGGGTTGGGATTTCCCTCATAAGGACAGCCTAAAAGAAATGATTGAAAAAGCAGGATTATTACCCATTACAGTAATAACCGGACTTGCCGCTAAACAAAAACAAATACTGCTTGAAGCGGGAGTATTGTTATGCAGTGAACTTTGCCAAAAACCACACCTTCTCGACCTGCTTCACCTTGATCCCAGAAAACAGGATAAAGTCATGGAAGAAGTGCATGATTTGTGTTTGCTCTGA
- a CDS encoding 2-oxo acid dehydrogenase subunit E2, with amino-acid sequence MQQTNELNNNWRRVAASVYKKPTDAKILGSVEIDVTEIEDYINRKRKEGLRITLTHVFTLIIARALKQDVPELNVYVSRGKVIPRPTIDASISVLLRDQQMSSIKVTDADTLTLAELADLLMENIRDSRKGTENKTMKMKGILAGIPWPFRGWIFRFLKVLSIDMGISIPAWGLSASSFGSFMISNIGSLGLDAGFPALFPISNVSFVMILGGVNMRPWVVEGQVVPRRVLWLGTAIDHRAVDGSHGGKLFRYIREVLRDVEQLERKPVWFEPKAV; translated from the coding sequence ATGCAACAAACTAACGAATTGAACAATAACTGGCGCCGCGTAGCCGCAAGCGTTTACAAAAAACCTACCGATGCCAAAATCCTTGGTTCGGTTGAGATTGATGTAACAGAAATTGAGGATTATATCAACCGCAAGCGCAAAGAGGGCCTTCGTATCACCCTTACACACGTATTTACACTTATCATTGCCAGGGCTTTAAAGCAAGATGTCCCTGAGCTGAACGTTTATGTCAGCCGCGGAAAAGTCATCCCACGACCAACCATTGATGCAAGCATCAGCGTGTTGTTGCGCGATCAGCAGATGAGTTCCATTAAGGTGACCGATGCAGATACTTTGACCCTTGCTGAACTTGCCGATTTGCTTATGGAAAATATCCGCGATTCGCGAAAAGGAACAGAAAACAAAACCATGAAGATGAAGGGAATCCTGGCAGGTATTCCCTGGCCTTTCCGCGGCTGGATTTTCAGGTTTCTGAAAGTTCTGTCCATTGACATGGGCATCTCCATTCCTGCCTGGGGGCTTTCGGCCAGCAGCTTCGGCTCGTTTATGATCTCAAATATCGGCAGCCTTGGCCTTGATGCCGGTTTTCCAGCGCTTTTTCCAATATCCAATGTTTCGTTTGTGATGATCCTCGGCGGTGTAAACATGAGGCCCTGGGTAGTTGAGGGGCAAGTTGTTCCGCGTCGTGTGCTTTGGCTTGGTACTGCCATTGACCACCGTGCCGTAGATGGTTCGCACGGAGGAAAGTTGTTTCGTTACATCCGCGAAGTCCTCAGGGATGTCGAGCAGCTTGAAAGAAAACCGGTTTGGTTCGAACCAAAAGCTGTTTAA
- a CDS encoding cytochrome-c peroxidase translates to MNHNKIFLFLASLIFLLLFALCGKDNDDPVYDPTPYEIEIPRFFPNKLNIPDDNPMTVEGVELGRYLFYDGRLSGRTHADSLMSCGTCHIQSRSFVCGIEHPKFTGGKTFGLTGIPTPHNMMPLINKVFNHNGYLWNGLIHESNSDTSRRQLEDLVWMGVVAPHEMHGDTNRTVALIQSIPGYPELFFKAFGSETVTMVNIGKAIAQFMRTLISANSKFDRYLRGEEQLSQDELSGYELFMTEEGADCFHCHGGSGVPLFTTNLYYNNGKDTVFDDPRDRYSITGDPNDKGAYRAPTLRNIELTAPYMHDGRFATLEEVIDFYSHDVKLSPYVHPLMHHVNNGGVQLTPKKKQDLLAFIRTLRDDEFLTNPAFSKPATFPDGSQQE, encoded by the coding sequence ATGAATCACAACAAAATATTCCTCTTCCTGGCTTCGCTCATTTTCCTGTTGCTATTTGCTCTGTGCGGCAAGGATAACGATGATCCTGTTTACGACCCAACACCTTACGAGATTGAAATTCCCAGGTTTTTCCCTAACAAACTTAACATTCCTGATGATAATCCAATGACGGTTGAAGGTGTGGAACTTGGCCGCTATCTCTTTTACGATGGCCGTCTCTCGGGTCGGACCCATGCCGATTCGCTGATGAGTTGCGGCACCTGCCATATTCAATCGCGGTCTTTTGTTTGCGGCATTGAACATCCGAAATTTACCGGTGGAAAAACTTTCGGCTTGACCGGTATTCCGACTCCGCACAATATGATGCCACTCATCAATAAGGTTTTCAACCACAACGGTTATCTCTGGAATGGTTTGATCCACGAAAGCAATAGCGATACTTCACGAAGACAGCTCGAAGACCTGGTGTGGATGGGCGTTGTAGCCCCACATGAAATGCACGGCGACACCAACCGTACCGTTGCATTAATCCAAAGCATTCCGGGTTACCCTGAACTCTTTTTCAAGGCTTTCGGTTCGGAAACTGTAACTATGGTAAACATTGGCAAGGCTATTGCCCAGTTTATGCGAACACTGATTTCGGCAAACTCAAAGTTTGATCGCTATTTGCGTGGCGAGGAACAGTTAAGCCAGGATGAACTCAGCGGTTATGAGCTTTTTATGACCGAAGAAGGCGCTGATTGTTTTCATTGCCATGGGGGTAGCGGTGTGCCGCTTTTTACCACGAATCTTTATTACAACAACGGTAAAGACACCGTTTTTGATGATCCCCGCGATCGCTACTCCATCACAGGCGATCCGAATGACAAGGGCGCTTACCGGGCTCCTACCCTGAGAAACATCGAACTAACAGCGCCTTACATGCACGATGGCCGGTTCGCAACACTTGAGGAAGTAATTGATTTTTACTCTCATGATGTGAAACTTTCCCCTTATGTGCACCCGCTTATGCACCATGTTAACAACGGTGGCGTTCAACTTACACCAAAGAAAAAACAGGATTTGCTTGCTTTTATCAGAACCCTGCGAGACGACGAGTTTCTTACCAATCCCGCTTTTTCTAAACCTGCAACCTTCCCTGATGGTTCGCAACAAGAATAG